GGCGAAGCGGGTGAGGAAGGTCGCCTCCTCCATCGCCGAGTCGCCGCCGCCGACCACGGCGATCTCCTTCTCCTTGAAGAAGAAGCCGTCGCAGGTCGCGCACCACGAGAGTCCGTGACCGGAGAGTCGGTCCTCCTCGGGGAGGCCGAGCTTGCGGTACGCGGAACCCGTCGCGTAGATGACGGTGCGCGCCTCGTGCACGTCGCCGGTTCCCAGCGTCACGCGCTTGACGTCGCCGTCGAGCTCGAGCTTCACGACGTCGTCGTAGACGACCTCGGTGCCGAACCGCTCGGCCTGGGCCTGCATCTTGCCCATCAGCTCCGGGCCCATGATGCCCTCGGGGAAGCCCGGGAAGTTCTCGACCTCGGTCGTGTTCATGAGCTCGCCGCCCACCTCGACCGAGCTGGCGACCAGCATCGGCTTCAGTTCCGCACGCGCGGCGTAGATCGCCGCGGTGAATCCGGCTGGGCCGGAGCCGATGATGATGACGTCGCGCACTCGTTGCTCCTCGGTTCGCTGCTCATGGTGCTGCGGCCCGATCTGAGCCGCTCCACCGTCAACACGGTGTCGGTACAGGGTATTCCGTGCGGCTGTACGGACGGTGAACAGCGCCCGGGCGGGTCAGCGACGACGCAGGCGTGAGATCACCGGCGCGGCGAACGTGCGGAGCTCCGGCGAGCGCAGCACCCAGAGCCCGGCGAGGTACAGCAGGCCCATCGCGAGCCCGATCGCGACCATCGAGACGATCGCGCCCAGTCGGCTGTCGACGGCGAACCCGCCGTCGGTGGTGCCGCCGAGCCAGATCAGCAGGACGACGCCGAGGAGCACCGCGGGCACGATGGCGACGGAGTCGCGGATGAAGCTCACCACCACAGCGCGGAAGCCGAGCTGGCCCAGGCGCCGCCGGAGCAGGACGAGTGCGAGCACCAGCTGGGCCGTGCCGGCGATCGAGGTCGACACGGCGATGCCGACGGCGATGAGGTCGACGGGGAGGGCCGCGCAGGAGATCGCGAGCCCGACGAACAGCACGACCTGGAACAGCGTGAAGAAGAAGGGCGTGCGGGTGTCGCCGAGCGCGTAGAACGAGCGTTGCACGAGGAACAGCGTGCTGAAGGGCACGAGGCCGATGAGGTAGCCGATGATCACGTTGCCGAACGCGGAGACGCTGGCGAAGTTCCCGGGCGCGAACACCGCGGCCATGGGATAGGCGCAGACGATCATGATCCCGGCGGAGACGACCATGAGCAGCCCGACGCCCCGGATCGCACTGCCGATGTCATCGCGCAGGCGCACGGTGTCCCCTGCCGCCGCGTGCTCGCTCATGCGGGTGAAGTAGGCGGTGCCGATCGACACGGCGATGACCGAGTGCGGCAGCATGAAGATGAGCCACGCGGGCGCGAGGGTGGCGACGGATGCCGCGGAGTCGGACGCGATGCCCGCGACGTTCGTCTGCACGATGCCGGCGAACGTCGTGAGCAGCAGCATCCCGAACGTCCAGCTCGCCATGCGCCCCGCGTCGCCGAGCCCGACGCCGCGCCAGCGGAAGTCGGGCCGGTACCGCAGGCCCACGCGGCGCCAGAACCAGAACAGCACCAGCGCCTGGGCGGCGACGCCGAGCGTCGCGGTGCCGCCGAGCAGCGCGATCATGTCGGGCGTCCACGAGCCGGGGTCGCGGGTGCCGTCGGGGTCGGCGCCGTACACGATCATGACGGCGGCGAGCCCCGCCAGCGCGACGACGTTGTTCAGCACCGGCGACCAGGTGTACGGGCCGAAGCTCTTCCGCGCGTTGAGCACCTCGCCGAGCAGCGTGTACAGGCCGTAGAAGAAGATCTGCGGCAGGCACCACCAGGCGAACGCGGTCGCGAGGGCGAGCGTGTCGGGATCGAGCTGCGTGCCGTAGAGCAAGGTCAGCAGCGGCGCGGCGAGCGTGGCGACGAGGGTCGCCGCGGCCAGGATCACGAGCGCGATCGTGAGCAGCTTGTTGATGTACGCGGCGCCGCCGTCGGCCTGGAGCCCCGCGCGCACGATCTGCGGCACGAGCACGGCCGTCAGCACGCCCCCGGCCACGATCGTGTAGACGGTGTTGGGGAGCTGGTTGGCAACCGCGAACGCGTCGGCGCTCGCCGACCCGACCAGGCCGATCGCCGCAGCGAGCACGATCGAGCGCACGAACCCGAGGAGCCGCGAGACCACAGTCCCGGACGCGAGGAACATGCTCGCGCGCCCGATGTCACCGCCCGCCATCGGTGCCTCCGTCCGAATCCATGCCACCCGGGGCATCCGTCGCCGAACCGGCGGGGTCGGCGTCGACCGAGGACGGCTCGTCGCCGCGGGATGCGCCCCCGGCCCCGGTCGCGTCGTCCGCCGCCGTGTCATCGCCGCCCGCCGCGGCGGCCCGCTCGTGCCGACGTCGCCGGACGATGCGCCAGAAGCCGAGTGCGAACAGCACGAACAGCGCGCCGCCCAGGACGGCGGCCCCGATGCCCTCCCAGTCGGCCTGCACGTTGGCGCCGTAGCGCACGGTCGTGCCGACCGGCACGCCGGTCGGCGACGCGAGCGAGACCAGCAGGGCCACCGCGCCGTTGCCGACGCCCGCCTGCACGGGGATCGTGTACGTGCCGCGCGAGTCCGGCTCCACCGTCGCCTCCACCGGACCGTCCACCAGCAGGCGGCCGTTCGACGGGTCGACAGAGATGACCACGTTCACCGGGTGCGGCAGGTCGTTCTCGATGGTGACGAGGATGCCCGACTCGCGCGAGATGACGGTGAACTCGCTGCTGGGCACGATGCTCACCGCGTCGAGCACCTCGTTCGTGAACCGGATGAACTCCGTCGACGAGGCATCCCATCCGGTCGGTTCGTACAGCCATCCCGCAGACAGTTGGGCGAGCAGGTCGCGACGGTGCCCCGACGTGAGCTGCGCGGGGTCATCCAGCACGGAGGCGAACTCGGCGATCTCGCCGTCCTCGGCGGCCATGGATCGCACCCGGTCGACGCGCTCCGCCGCTTCGGGCGTGGCAGCGAGGGTGCGCGTGGAGCGGGGGGCGCCGATCGCCTCCGACAGCGTCGCCTGTTCCGTCCACGGGAGGTCGGCGATCGTGGTGAGCGCGGTGCGGACCCGGTCGGCCGCGACCGGCTGCGTGCGGTCGAACGTGGCCAGGAGCGTGCGCTCCGACGACCCGCCGTCCGCGGCGACGAGCGCGAGCACCGCTGCGAGGCGGGCATTCGCGGCCGACCACTCCGCACCGGACGTCGCCGACTCGGCGGCGCGCAGCGCGTCGGTCACGCCGGCCTCGGACACGACGGCCGCCGACCCGCTGATCGAGGCCGCAGCGCCGGGAGCGGGCCCATCGCCCGCCCGCACGTTGGTGCCGGCGACGATCGCGGTGGTGAGGCCCGCGTCGTCGAGGAACGCGAGGTCGCCCTCGGCGAGCGTGTCGTCGGCCGGCCACGCGATGTCGGTGCGCGTGTACGGGAAGTCGAGCACCGCGGAGGTGACGTCACCGCCCGCCGTGGCGTCGTCCTCCGTCTCCGGCTCCTCGGTCGCCGCGGGCTCCTCGGTGGCCGCGGGCGTCCCGGCGGCATCGGATGCCTCGGGCGTCGCGGTCTCGTTCGGCAGGAGGGAATCCGCGTCGGCCACGTCGTCGAACGTCAGCGGCTGCAGCGGCGAGGAGAGCCCCGCCTGCGACTGGACCGCGAGGTCGGCGTCCGCATACGCGAGCGGGAATGTCTCGTTCGTCAGGCTCGCCAGGCGGTCGAGCCAGGCGACCGCGCTCTCCGGTGCATCCGCCCCCAGCACCCTGATCGAGGCGATGATCGCCGGATCGATCGCGAGCGCGACCTCGCTGCCGGCGAGCCCGTCGAGGCGGCGGGTCAGCATGCCCAGCGGGCTGGTCCACGCCTCCAGGAGTTCGGCCGAGTACAGGCCGGAATCCTGCGACGGCACGGTGATCGGGGCGGCCATGGCGAGGGAGACCGAGCCGATGTCGTCGCCCGCGCCCCAGACCGCCACGCCGGTCGCCCACGAGATGGTCTCGCCCTCGTCCTCGAGCTCGACGAAGACGGGAAGCACGGTCGTCGCGGAGCGCTCGAGGTCCGCGGTGTCGACGTCGACCCGGGTCGTGACGGTGCCGCCGGTCGACAGGGAGCCGATGGCCGCCCGGCCGAGCTCGGTGCCCGACGGCACCGCGGACGGACCGGCCAGCCACTCCTCGAGCGCATCGGTGGACCCGACCGAGCGGACGCCGACGCTCACGACGACCTCCACGTCATCGAGGAACCGGCCCGAGGCGTTCGAGGTCTCCACCGTGAACGAGGTGGTGTCGCCCACATCGGTGATCAGCGGCGAACCCGAGGGACCGACGATCATCGTGACGCCCTCGACCTCCGCCGCATGGGCGGGCGCTGTGGCGGATGCACCCGCGAACAGCCCGGCCGTCAGTGCGGCGACGGAACTGACGGCGAGGAGTCGGCGCAGGCGTCGCTCAGGAATCGCCTCGGCCGCCATGCACGAGATTCTACGGTGTCGGCCTCCGCGACCCGTGCGCGCTCGTGGAACACCGGCCGGGACCCGCGCCGCCCCGAGACCGCGCGGGTGCTGCGCCTCCCGAGCCGTACGATGGTGCCCATGCAGAGTGTCGCGGCAGCCCTCGCCAGGCTGGGCGACCTGGCCGCGTCGCCGACCGTCTCGCGCCTCTCGGCGGCGTTCGACGCCGCCGGGCACGAACTCGCCCTGGTGGGCGGGCCGGTGCGCGACGCGTTCCTCGACCGGGGCACGAACGACCTCGACTTCACGACGGATGCCACCCCCGACCAGATCCTCGGGATCATCGCGCCGATCGCCCAGGCGCACTGGGACATCGGTCGGCGCTTCGGCACGATCGGCGCGAAGATCGCCGGCGAGCAGGTCGAGATCACGACCTACCGCACGGACGCCTACGACGGGGAGAGCCGCAAGCCCGAGGTCGTGTTCGGCGACTCGCTCGAGGATGACCTCGCGCGCCGGGACTTCACGGTGAACGCGCTCGCGCTGCGGCTGCCGAAGCTCGAGCTGGTGGACCCGTCGGGCGGCGTCGAGGACCTCCTCGCGCAGACCCTGCGCACGCCGTCCGCGCCGGAGCGGTCGTTCGGCGACGATCCGCTGCGGATGCTCCGGGCGGCGAGATTCGCGTCGCAACTCGGGTTTCACGTGGAACCCGGCACGCTCGCGGCCATGAGCGAGCTCGCCGGGGCGATCGAGCGCATCTCGGCCGAGCGCGTGCGCGACGAGCTCGCGAAGCTGCTGCTCACGGATGCGCCGCGGCCGGGCATCCGCCTGCTCGTCGACACCGGCCTGGCCGACCGTGTGCTGCCCGAGGTGCCGGCACTGCGACTCGAGGTGGACGAGCACCACCATCACAAGGACGTCTACGAGCATTCGCTCACCGTGCTCGACCAGGCGATCGACTACGAGGTCGCGCGCGGCAACCTCGACTCCCCCGATCTGGTCATGCGGCTCGCGGCACTGCTGCACGACATCGGCAAGCCCAAGACCCGCCGGCTGGAGCCGGGCGGCGCGGTCTCCTTCCACCACCACGACGTGATCGGTGCGAAGCTCGCGCGCAAGCGACTGCGCGCCCTGCGGTTCGACAACGACACCATCGACGCGGTCGGCCGGCTGATCGAGCTGCACCTGCGGTTCTTCGGGTACGCGGATGCCGCCTGGACGGACTCGGCCGTGCGCCGGTACGTGCGCGACGCCGGCGACCAGCTCGAGCGCCTGCACATCCTGACCCGCGCCGACGTCACCACGCGCAACCGCCGCAAGGCCGATCGGCTCGGCTTCGCCTACGACGACCTCGAGGAGCGCATCGCCGTGCTCGCCGAGGAGGAGGAGCTCGCCGCGGTGCGCCCCGAGCTCGACGGCAACGAGATCCAGGCCGCGCTCGGCATCCCTCCGGGCCGCGAGGTCGGCGAGGCGTACCGCTTCCTGCTCGAGCTGCGGCTCGACGAGGGACCCATCGGCCCGGATGCCGCGCGCGAACGCCTGCTCGAGTGGTGGGCCGCCCGCAGCGCGGGCTGACGCCCCGTCGCATCCGCTTCCCCGGCCGAATGGCGGCACGACCGGGCATCCGTTACACTAGACCGGTTGTCTGCGCGCCCGATTCCGGGCCTCCGCACGATGACGCATGTACACCCTCCTGTCACAGAACGTCTGTGACCGCTGAGTCCGAAGGAGGTGGGTCTGTCATGCACCAGTACGAGTTGATGGTGATCCTCGATCCCGCGATCGACGAGCGCACCGTTGCTCCCAGCCTCGACAAGTTCCTCAACGTCATCCGCGCGGATGGCGGCACCGTCGACAACGTCGACATCTGGGGCAAGCGTCGCCTGGCCTACGAGATCGACAAGAAGTCGGAGGGCATCTACGCCGTCGTCGACTTCACCGCCGAGTCGGCCACGACCAACGAGCTCGACCGCCAGCTGAACCTCAGCGAGGCCGTCATGCGCACCAAGGTCCTCCGCGCGGAGGAGGCGATCGCACAGGTCGCCGCCGCGAAGAAGGCCGACGAGGAGCGCGCCGCCAAGAAGGCAGCTCGGGCAGCGAAGAAGGACGCCTAGTCCCATGGCAGGCGACACGATCATCACCGTTGTGGGCAACCTCACGGCTGACCCGGAGCTGCGCTACACGCAGTCTGGCCTCGCGGTCGCCAACTTCACCATCGCATCAACCCCCCGCACGTTCGACCGACAGGCGAACGAGTGGAAGGACGGTGAAGCACTGTTCCTGCGTGCGAGCTGCTGGCGAGACTTCGCCGAGCACGTCGCGGGTTCGCTGACCAAGGGTTCCCGGGTCATCGCCCAGGGCCGTCTCAAGCAGCGCTCGTACGAGACCCGCGAGGGTGAGAAGCGCACCGCCATCGAGCTCGAGATCGACGAGATCGGCCCGAGCCTGCGCTACGCGACCGCACAGGTCACGCGCGCGCAGTCGAGCGGTGGCGGTCGCGGCGGCAGCTACGGCGGCGGGGGCGGCAACTCCTCCTCCTCCGACGACGCGTGGGCGCCGAGCGCGCCTGCCGCATCCTCGGGTGACGTCTGGAACACGCCGGGCACCAACTACGGCGACGAGACGCCCTTCTAGGCCGCACGGCCGGTCGGATGCCCCGCCACGAGGCATCCGCTCAACACAACGTATTTCTCCCAGGTAAGGAAACAGCAATGGCTGGAAAGAGCAGCGGCGACCGCCGCAAGCGCGGGAAGGGCCCGAAGAACGCGGCCCCCGCGAAGTCGATCAAGGTCGGCGTCATCGACTACAAGGATGTCGCCACCCTCCGCAAGTTCGTCTCGGAGCGCGGCAAGATCCGCGCCCGTCGTATCACCGGTGTCTCCGTGCAGGAGCAGCGCCTCATCGCCCGTGCCGTGAAGAACGCACGCGAGATGGCCCTGCTGCCGTACGCGGGCTCGGGTCGCTGAGAAGGAGGCCGGGAACAATGGCAAAGGTCATCCTGACGCACGAGGTCAACGGCCTCGGTACCGCTGGTGACGTGGTCGAGGTCAAGAACGGCTACGCACGCAACTACCTCGTCCCGAAGGGCTACGCGACGCCGTGGACCCGTGGTGGCGAGAAGCAGGTCGAGCAGATCAAGGCCGCGCGCGCCGCGCACGAGCTGCACTCGCTCGAGGACGCGCAGGCCCTCAAGGCCTCGCTCGAGTCGACCAAGGTGAAGCTGGCCGTCAAGGCCGGCAACGGTGGTCGTCTGTTCGGCTCCGTGAAGTCCGCCGACGTCGCTGCCGCCGTGTCGGCTGCCGGCCTCGGCGAGGTCGACAAGCGCAAGGTCACGCTCCCGACGATCAAGTCGATCGGCGAGTACGAGGCCAGCGTGAAGCTGCGCGACGAGGTCTTCGCGACCGTCACCCTCCAGGTGATCGCCGCGAAGTAGCGCGAACGCACGATACGAACGAGGCGGCGGGCCGGGTGATCCGGCTCGCCGCCTCGTCGTCTGCGCGCGCGTGCGCGCACGTGCGCGCGGTGGTCGATACGGGCCCGGTATCGAGGCGGTGCGGGCGCGCGAAGGTCGTCATACCTACACCTCGAAAGCGCTCTCCACAAGAGCGCTCGGACGTATTCGCGCGCGCATTTGTGCACAGCCCACCAACAGTTCGTAACCCTCAAGTCACAGTCCAGACATTTCTTCTCCACACAGGTGTGGGAAATCAAAAGCGCTGGTCAAGGCAGATTTAGTCGCCCAAATTTTCTCGTTCTCCACAGGTTTCCCCACACCCTTTGCACACGACGCCCGGCGTTTCGCCCAAGTTCTCCCCAGCGTTATCCACAGGGCGGCTTGTGGCCGGCGTGAGTGCGTCCCTAGGGTGAATCTCCGTCGCCGGATGGGGGACCGGCCGCACTGCTTGGCCCCCTATGTCGGCGGTCGCCGCTACCACTGGAAGTGACGCATCACCCGCGTCACCCGGACACAACACGACATCGAGGAGGGCCGGGAGTGACGATCGCTCACCTGGACATCGCCGAACCCCGTGATCAGGGTGCGGCCCGTCCGGCTCCCGAGCGCACTCCCCCGCACGACCTCCTCGCCGAGCAGAGCGCGCTCGGCGGCATGATGCTCTCGAAGGACGCGGTCGCCGACGTCATCGAGACCCTCCGCGGCCCCGACTTCTACGTGCCGAAGCACGAGGTCGTCTTCGACGCGATCCTCTCGCTCTACTCGCACGGCGAGCCGACCGACGTCATCGCGGTCACCGACGAGCTCACCAAGACGGGCGAGCTCGGCCGCGCCGGCGGCGCCGAGTACCTCCACACCCTCACCAGCCTCGTGCCGACCGCCGCGAACGCCGGCTTCTACGCCGAGATCGTCGCCGAGCGCGCGATGCTGCGCCGTCTCGTCGAGGCCGGCACCCGAATCGTGCAGATGGGCTACGCCGGCGAGGGCGAGGTCACCGATCTGGTGAACGTCGCCCAGTCGGAGATCTACTCGGTCACCGGCAGCGTCGAGAGCGAGGACTACGTGCCGCTCACGGAGGCGGTCACGGTCGCGATCGACGAGATCGAGGCGGCCAAGCACACCGACGGCAAGATGACCGGCGTGCCCACCGGCTTCGCCGACCTCGACGACCTGACGAACGGCTTCCACCCCGGCCAGATGATCATCGTCGCCGCGCGTCCCGCGCTCGGCAAGTCGACGCTCGCGCTCGACTTCGCCCGGTCGGCATCGATCCACAACGACCTGCCCACGATCTTCTTCTCACTCGAGATGGGCAAGTCGGAGATCGCCATGCGACTGCTCTCGGCCGAGGCATCCGTGCCCCTGCAGTCCATGCGCAAGGGCACCGTCGACAGCCGCGACTGGACCACCATCGCCTCGACCCGCGGCCGCATCAACGACGCGCCGCTCTACATCGACGACTCCCCCAACATGACGCTGGTCGAGATCCGCGCGAAGTGCCGGCGCCTGAAGCAGCGCGTCGGCCTCAAGATGGTCGTGATCGACTACCTGCAGCTCATGACGAGCGGCAAGCGCGTCGAGAGCCGCCAGCAGGAGGTCTCGGAGTTCTCGCGCGCGCTGAAGCTGCTCGCCAAGGAGCTCCAGGTGCCCGTCATCGCGCTCTCGCAGCTCAACCGTGGTCCCGAGCAGCGCGCCGACAAGCTGCCGGCGCTGAGCGACCTGCGCGAGTCGGGCTCGATCGAGCAGGACGCCGACATGGTGATCCTGCTCCACCGCGAGAGCGCCTACGAGCGCGACAACCCTCGCGCCGGCGAGGCCGACCTCATCGTCGCCAAGCACCGCAACGGTCCGACCCGCACCGTGACCGTGGCCTTCCACGGCCACTTCTCGCGCTTCGCGGACATGGTGCAGGCGTAGCGCGGTACGGGTCGTCCGATGCTGTGGAATCGCGGCATGCCCAGTCATCCTCCGTGGGAAGCTTCAGTACTCACGAGCGAAATCGGAGGACCTGATGACGGAGTACGAAGGCCTACCGCCGGCAGCCCCGGCGTTCGCGGCTCACTTCACGGACCCGATCTACGACGACCCCGCCGGTGAATTCGCTCCCTTCGGAACCGACGAGGGCTGGGACCTCCTCGCCGAGTGGGCCGAGCGACGCGGTGAACTCGACACCGGCACCACCCTCGCCGACCTGGCAGAGCAGAGCGGCTTCGCAGACATCGTCGCCGAGCTCGATGCCGAAGCGCGGCCGGGCATCCCTGAACCTGGAGGACCGATTGACGCAGCGACGATCGTCGTCGGCGCCGGCTTCACCGTCCTGCGCCTGACCGGCAACATCGACGAGGCGGGTCGCCGGCAGACCCTGCGAGCCCTCGAGGTCCTCATTCACGAGTACGGATCGCGCCGTGAACTGCTCCGCCAGCGGGAAGACCTCGAGTCGTGGGCCGGATGACGCGCACCACGACCGTTTAGGAGGAGAGCAGCGCCCGCCGCACCACGGCGGCGCTCCACCGCCCCAGCACGGCACCCGCCACCGTGTCCGAGATGTGGTGCTGGCCGCGGTAGACCCGCGAGAACGCGATCGCTCCGGGAATGACGTACCGGAGGAGCGGCCCGAAAAGCCGCGCGCCACAGATGCCGTGGCGATCGAGCAGGTCGGCGAGCGTGCCGTGGAGCGCGAAGGCCGCCGCCGTATGGCCCGACGGGAACGACGACGTCGCGTGCGGCTGCTCCGGGCGCCACACCCCCTCGGGTCGCGGCCGTCCCACGAGCGCAGCGGATGCGACGAAGCACGCGGTCTCGAGGGCGAGCACCGCCGCCGGGGCCACCGCGGAGCGCCGGTCGCGCGTCGCCAACCAGGTGACGCCGCACCACATCAACCCGTTCGTGATGGTCTGTGGCACGCCGGAGTACCACGAGAGCGGCGCGGTGACCCGGTCGATCGGCTCGCTTGACTCAGTCGGGCCGGCGGCGTCGGTCACGGCGGCAGCGCCGTCGTCCGGCCGGTGGCCGAGCGCGTCCTGGAGCGCACGCACGACCCGGTCCTCACGCGGGTCGTCGCCGTCGAGCATCCGCACCGCCCGCCCCGCTACGGCGAGACCGGCGATCGCGCCGAGCCCCGGCAGCACGACGGTTCGGAGCAACGCCATGCCCGGAGCCTAGTCGTGCAGCGGCCGAGCACCCGAGGCGATTCGTGGACGGGGCGACAAGCACCGTGCGGCAGCGATACAGTCGGGCGCCATGGAGGACAGAAGCATCCCGTCGTGGATCGGTGCGTCGACCATCGTCATCGCGGTGCTCGTGGTGGCGTCCAGTCTGCTCGGGCTGCTCCTGCCGTCCGTCTACGCGCGGGAGGTCGAGGACTGGAGGCTGCAGGCGTGGGGGCAGGACGTCGGGAACCTGGCATCCGTCGTCGTCCTGATCGTCGGGATGCGCCTGCTGAAGACGCGCCGTTCGATCGGCGTGCCGCTCTGGCTCGGCGCGCTGTTCTACGTGCTGTACGCGTTCGTCATCTACGTCTTCGGCGTCCACTTCAACGAACTCTTCCTGCTCTACACGGCGATTCTCGGGCTCTCCGTCTTCACGGTCGTGTTCGCGATCCCCGTACTTCGGAATCAACCGAAAGTCCCGAAGGGTCCCCGCGTGCTCGCAGGCTGGGCGCTCGTCACTCTCGGCATCCTGTTCGCGCTGCTGTGGCTCGGCGAGATCGTGCCCGCACTGCTGTCGGGACAGACGCCGGCGAGCATCACCGACGCGGGCCTGATCAGCAACCCCGTCCATGTCATCGACCTCGCGGTGGTGCTGCCCGCACTCACCGCGACGGGGTGGTTGACGCTCAAGGACCGCTCGTGGGGGCTCTTCCTCGCCGGGCCATGGCTCGTCTTCGCGGTGCTGATGGCAGCGAGCGTCGTCGCGGGCTCGCTGTTCCTCCTCGCAGACGGAGCGACCGAGGCCGTCGTGCCCGCCGTGGCGCTGTCAGTCGTCGCGATCGCGGGCGCCGTGGTAGCAGTACGCCTGATCCGAGCCCTCGACCGGTCAGCCCGTTCGGCATAGCTGCCGGCGACCGCCCTTCCATTCACGCCGACAGGCGATCACACTGGAGGAGTCATCATCGAGTGACGAGGGGGTCACGATGAGCGTCTATCGAGTGATCGATGTCGTCGGCACGAGCGCGACGTCATGGGAGGAAGCGGCCAGGGAGGCCATCACCACCGCCGAAGGATCGCTGCACGATCTGCGCGTGGCGGAGGTGGCGAAGCAGGATGTGGTGATCGGCGAGGACGGCACGCTGGTGTTCCGCACGCGGATCCAGCTGTCCTTCAAGTACACGCCGGAGTAGGCCGACCCGGGTTCGCCGGCCGAGGGTTCGGTGACGGCGCTCAGTCGTAGGCTGAGCGCATGATGGCGCGCGCGGCGGACATGCGAGCGTGCCCGACGTGCGGCGACCCACTGCGATTCGAGATCCTCGACGACGAGCGATTCCTCGTCCCCTGGTCGTGCGTGCACTGCGGGCTGATCCGCACGACAGAACCGGCGTAGCGGGCTGCGAACTCCGGCAGCGTCCGGGCGCCGGAGCAACTCGGAGCGCCCTTCGGCACAGATGCCCCCTGTTCAGGGGACCCCTCGATGGAGTACGTTCAGGCCCAAGTGCAACATCCGAACCGAGGGGTCCGTAGCCGCAATGGAGCGGCGTAGGAGGGGAAGCACCGATGAGCACGCGTTCGCGGGTAAAGGTTCTTGCAGTCGCAGCAGTCGCAGTACTGGGCCTGGCGGTGGTGCCGACCAGTGCATTCGCCGATCCGCCGGAGTCGTCGCCGCCCGAGCAGTCGCAGGCGGGTGGCCGCCTCGACCTCTACGAGTTCGACGCTCCCCCGGAGGTCGTCGCAGCGCTCATCGCGGACGGCTACGACATCGTCGGCACCGAGCCGAACGAGGATGACACGCTGCATGTCGAGGCGGTCATGTCCCGGTCCGAGGCCAACAAGGCGCACAAGGCCTACGACCTCGACATCGACCTGACCCGCAACAAGGACGGCGTGCCCACGGTGGATGCCGCTTTCGAGGAGGCCGACGACGGCTTCGACGTCTTCCG
This portion of the Agromyces rhizosphaerae genome encodes:
- the trxB gene encoding thioredoxin-disulfide reductase: MRDVIIIGSGPAGFTAAIYAARAELKPMLVASSVEVGGELMNTTEVENFPGFPEGIMGPELMGKMQAQAERFGTEVVYDDVVKLELDGDVKRVTLGTGDVHEARTVIYATGSAYRKLGLPEEDRLSGHGLSWCATCDGFFFKEKEIAVVGGGDSAMEEATFLTRFASKVYIIHRREELRASKIMQQRAFDDPKIEFIWNAEIAAIQGTDAVTGVTLRDTVSGDERELPLQGLFVAIGNDPRVHLVHGQLDLTTEGTVAVQGRSSKTSVPGVFAAGDVLDPTYRQAVTAAGSGTVAALDAEHYLAARADAAGESDPETAFAVAN
- a CDS encoding CCA tRNA nucleotidyltransferase codes for the protein MQSVAAALARLGDLAASPTVSRLSAAFDAAGHELALVGGPVRDAFLDRGTNDLDFTTDATPDQILGIIAPIAQAHWDIGRRFGTIGAKIAGEQVEITTYRTDAYDGESRKPEVVFGDSLEDDLARRDFTVNALALRLPKLELVDPSGGVEDLLAQTLRTPSAPERSFGDDPLRMLRAARFASQLGFHVEPGTLAAMSELAGAIERISAERVRDELAKLLLTDAPRPGIRLLVDTGLADRVLPEVPALRLEVDEHHHHKDVYEHSLTVLDQAIDYEVARGNLDSPDLVMRLAALLHDIGKPKTRRLEPGGAVSFHHHDVIGAKLARKRLRALRFDNDTIDAVGRLIELHLRFFGYADAAWTDSAVRRYVRDAGDQLERLHILTRADVTTRNRRKADRLGFAYDDLEERIAVLAEEEELAAVRPELDGNEIQAALGIPPGREVGEAYRFLLELRLDEGPIGPDAARERLLEWWAARSAG
- a CDS encoding single-stranded DNA-binding protein; its protein translation is MAGDTIITVVGNLTADPELRYTQSGLAVANFTIASTPRTFDRQANEWKDGEALFLRASCWRDFAEHVAGSLTKGSRVIAQGRLKQRSYETREGEKRTAIELEIDEIGPSLRYATAQVTRAQSSGGGRGGSYGGGGGNSSSSDDAWAPSAPAASSGDVWNTPGTNYGDETPF
- the rpsF gene encoding 30S ribosomal protein S6, with translation MHQYELMVILDPAIDERTVAPSLDKFLNVIRADGGTVDNVDIWGKRRLAYEIDKKSEGIYAVVDFTAESATTNELDRQLNLSEAVMRTKVLRAEEAIAQVAAAKKADEERAAKKAARAAKKDA
- a CDS encoding DUF6049 family protein, whose product is MAAEAIPERRLRRLLAVSSVAALTAGLFAGASATAPAHAAEVEGVTMIVGPSGSPLITDVGDTTSFTVETSNASGRFLDDVEVVVSVGVRSVGSTDALEEWLAGPSAVPSGTELGRAAIGSLSTGGTVTTRVDVDTADLERSATTVLPVFVELEDEGETISWATGVAVWGAGDDIGSVSLAMAAPITVPSQDSGLYSAELLEAWTSPLGMLTRRLDGLAGSEVALAIDPAIIASIRVLGADAPESAVAWLDRLASLTNETFPLAYADADLAVQSQAGLSSPLQPLTFDDVADADSLLPNETATPEASDAAGTPAATEEPAATEEPETEDDATAGGDVTSAVLDFPYTRTDIAWPADDTLAEGDLAFLDDAGLTTAIVAGTNVRAGDGPAPGAAASISGSAAVVSEAGVTDALRAAESATSGAEWSAANARLAAVLALVAADGGSSERTLLATFDRTQPVAADRVRTALTTIADLPWTEQATLSEAIGAPRSTRTLAATPEAAERVDRVRSMAAEDGEIAEFASVLDDPAQLTSGHRRDLLAQLSAGWLYEPTGWDASSTEFIRFTNEVLDAVSIVPSSEFTVISRESGILVTIENDLPHPVNVVISVDPSNGRLLVDGPVEATVEPDSRGTYTIPVQAGVGNGAVALLVSLASPTGVPVGTTVRYGANVQADWEGIGAAVLGGALFVLFALGFWRIVRRRRHERAAAAGGDDTAADDATGAGGASRGDEPSSVDADPAGSATDAPGGMDSDGGTDGGR
- the murJ gene encoding murein biosynthesis integral membrane protein MurJ, translating into MAGGDIGRASMFLASGTVVSRLLGFVRSIVLAAAIGLVGSASADAFAVANQLPNTVYTIVAGGVLTAVLVPQIVRAGLQADGGAAYINKLLTIALVILAAATLVATLAAPLLTLLYGTQLDPDTLALATAFAWWCLPQIFFYGLYTLLGEVLNARKSFGPYTWSPVLNNVVALAGLAAVMIVYGADPDGTRDPGSWTPDMIALLGGTATLGVAAQALVLFWFWRRVGLRYRPDFRWRGVGLGDAGRMASWTFGMLLLTTFAGIVQTNVAGIASDSAASVATLAPAWLIFMLPHSVIAVSIGTAYFTRMSEHAAAGDTVRLRDDIGSAIRGVGLLMVVSAGIMIVCAYPMAAVFAPGNFASVSAFGNVIIGYLIGLVPFSTLFLVQRSFYALGDTRTPFFFTLFQVVLFVGLAISCAALPVDLIAVGIAVSTSIAGTAQLVLALVLLRRRLGQLGFRAVVVSFIRDSVAIVPAVLLGVVLLIWLGGTTDGGFAVDSRLGAIVSMVAIGLAMGLLYLAGLWVLRSPELRTFAAPVISRLRRR
- the rpsR gene encoding 30S ribosomal protein S18, whose translation is MAGKSSGDRRKRGKGPKNAAPAKSIKVGVIDYKDVATLRKFVSERGKIRARRITGVSVQEQRLIARAVKNAREMALLPYAGSGR